A genomic window from Micromonospora violae includes:
- a CDS encoding response regulator transcription factor — MTSVLVIEDDDRIRLALLLALEDEGYDALGAATAEEGLRVQRRDPADYVLVDLMLPGLDGFECIRQMRRADDVPIVVVSARDDTHDIVAALEAGADDYVVKPVAIKELTARLRALRRRARSDVAVHAPEPVPVLVVGELEISPDGGEVHRAGRPVPVTRTEFRLLCELAEHAGRVLSRQQLLQRVWGYDSGDERLVDVHVGRLRQKIEPDPANPRHLVTLRGLGYKLQR; from the coding sequence ATGACGTCCGTGCTGGTGATCGAGGACGACGACCGCATCCGGCTGGCGTTGTTGCTCGCCCTCGAGGACGAGGGTTACGACGCCCTGGGGGCGGCCACGGCCGAGGAGGGTCTGCGCGTGCAGCGCCGCGATCCGGCAGACTACGTCCTGGTTGACCTGATGTTGCCCGGTCTTGACGGCTTCGAGTGCATTCGGCAGATGCGCCGCGCCGATGATGTGCCGATCGTGGTGGTCAGCGCCCGCGACGACACGCACGACATTGTCGCCGCCCTCGAAGCCGGTGCCGACGACTACGTGGTCAAACCCGTGGCGATCAAGGAACTGACCGCCCGCCTGCGCGCCCTGCGACGCCGTGCCCGCAGCGACGTCGCGGTACACGCGCCGGAGCCCGTGCCCGTGCTCGTCGTCGGCGAGCTGGAGATCAGCCCCGACGGGGGAGAGGTTCACCGCGCCGGTCGACCCGTCCCGGTCACCCGCACCGAGTTCCGGCTGCTGTGCGAGCTGGCCGAGCACGCTGGGCGAGTGTTGTCCCGTCAGCAGTTGCTGCAACGGGTCTGGGGGTACGACAGCGGCGACGAACGGCTCGTCGACGTACACGTGGGTCGGCTGCGGCAGAAGATCGAACCGGACCCGGCGAACCCCCGACACCTGGTCACCCTGCGGGGTCTAGGTTACAAGCTGCAGCGATGA
- a CDS encoding penicillin acylase family protein has product MPRPAVRTRLAAFTAAVLTASVLTVTPPSPALAASTFAANDYCLGQCADILPPGQNGNATLVAILAHQVLGTRPAHSSDQLDEYANLVYNYAGLTDEQIAHFYNDASFGVPAAQVESTISPRADVTIVRDKATGVPHITGTTRAGTMFGAGYAGAQDRLWVMDLLRHVGRGNVTSFAGGAPGNRELEQSVWANSPYTEADLQAQVDALRTKGARGQQLYTDVVDYIAGINAYIDKSIADDNYPGEYVLTGAGKPKHFTMTDLIATAGVVGGLFGGGGGSEIQSALVRVAARAKYGAGEGDRVWAAFRSQNDPETVLTLHDGQSFPYGATPPGATSAVLPDAGSVVAEPLAYDATGGAAARTGASTATQELLGGLTNLRAHGMSNAVVVSGQHTTTGNPVAVFGPQTGYFAPQLLMLQELQGPGISARGAAFAGLNLYVLLGRGQDYAWSATSASQDLTDTYAVPLCTTDGSAPTLRTNSYLYHGQCLAMEALEQRNSWSPTLADSTPAGSYTLRALRTKYGLVAYRGLVNGQPTAFTKLRSTYRHEADSAIGFQAYNDPSAMGSAAAFQAAAANVGYAFNWFYVNSTEAAYVNSGSNPVRPATADPNLPTKAEPAYEWVGWNPDTNDATYTPASAHPQSVNQDYYISWNNKQARDFGAADGNFSFGSVHRGQLLDGPVRAAIAHRKLGRADVVKIMADAAVTDLRGQQVLGDLLRVLDSTPVTDPALTGAVGKLRAWQQAGARRVETSPGSKVYQHADAIRIFDAWWPLLASAQFRPGLGPDLYAALVDAIEVNEAPSGGQNGGRDGTASWALQGQAHKGSSFQYGWWGYVDKDLRTVLGDPVAGGLGRAYCGNGNLGACRQSLLDTLGQAAAIPATTVYPGDTSCSAGDQWCADSIAQSGLGGIAHPLIAWQNRPTYQQVVSFPARRGDDVTNLARGRPATASSTQFLTSHTPGKAVDGDLGSRWASSYNDNQWIRVDLGAARTVNRAVLRWEAAYATSYRIEVSGDGSAWTPVFTTTTGNGGVDNATFAPVTARYVRVYGVKRATSYGFSLYEFELYGR; this is encoded by the coding sequence ATGCCCCGTCCCGCTGTCCGTACCCGGCTCGCGGCGTTCACCGCCGCCGTCCTGACCGCGAGCGTCCTGACGGTGACCCCGCCGTCGCCGGCGCTGGCCGCCAGCACCTTCGCCGCCAACGACTACTGCCTCGGCCAGTGCGCCGACATCCTGCCTCCCGGGCAGAACGGCAACGCCACGCTGGTCGCCATCCTGGCGCACCAGGTGCTCGGCACCCGACCGGCGCACTCCAGCGACCAGCTCGACGAGTACGCGAACCTGGTCTACAACTACGCCGGGCTCACCGACGAGCAGATCGCCCACTTCTACAACGACGCCTCGTTCGGCGTGCCGGCCGCGCAGGTCGAGAGCACCATCTCGCCGCGCGCCGACGTCACCATCGTTCGGGACAAGGCCACCGGCGTTCCGCACATCACCGGCACCACCCGCGCCGGCACCATGTTCGGCGCCGGCTACGCCGGGGCCCAGGACCGGCTCTGGGTGATGGATCTGCTGCGCCACGTCGGCCGCGGCAACGTCACCTCGTTCGCCGGCGGCGCGCCCGGCAACCGTGAGCTGGAGCAGAGCGTCTGGGCCAACTCGCCCTACACCGAGGCGGACCTTCAGGCCCAGGTGGACGCGCTGCGCACCAAGGGCGCCCGGGGCCAGCAGCTCTACACCGACGTGGTCGACTACATCGCCGGCATCAACGCCTACATCGACAAGTCGATCGCCGACGACAACTACCCGGGCGAGTACGTCCTCACCGGCGCTGGCAAGCCCAAGCACTTCACCATGACCGACCTGATCGCCACCGCCGGCGTCGTCGGCGGGCTCTTCGGCGGGGGAGGCGGCAGCGAGATCCAGTCCGCCCTGGTCCGGGTGGCCGCCCGAGCCAAGTACGGCGCAGGCGAGGGCGACCGGGTGTGGGCGGCGTTCCGCTCACAGAACGACCCGGAGACCGTCCTCACCCTCCACGACGGGCAGAGCTTCCCGTACGGAGCGACACCGCCCGGCGCGACCAGCGCGGTGCTCCCCGACGCCGGCTCGGTGGTCGCCGAACCCCTCGCGTACGACGCCACCGGCGGGGCCGCCGCCCGCACCGGCGCCAGCACCGCCACCCAGGAGCTGCTCGGCGGCCTGACGAACCTGCGCGCGCACGGCATGTCCAACGCGGTCGTGGTCTCCGGACAGCACACCACCACCGGCAACCCCGTCGCCGTGTTCGGGCCGCAGACCGGCTACTTCGCACCGCAGCTGCTGATGCTCCAGGAGCTGCAGGGGCCAGGCATCAGCGCGCGCGGCGCCGCGTTCGCCGGGCTGAACCTCTACGTGCTGCTCGGCCGTGGCCAGGACTACGCGTGGAGCGCCACCTCCGCCTCGCAGGACCTCACCGACACGTACGCGGTGCCGCTGTGCACCACCGACGGCAGCGCGCCGACGCTGCGCACCAACAGCTACCTCTACCACGGGCAGTGCCTCGCCATGGAGGCGCTGGAGCAGCGCAACTCCTGGTCCCCGACGCTGGCCGACTCCACCCCGGCCGGCTCGTACACGCTGCGCGCGTTGCGCACCAAGTACGGGCTGGTCGCCTACCGGGGCCTGGTGAACGGGCAGCCGACCGCGTTCACCAAACTGCGCTCCACCTACCGGCACGAGGCCGACTCGGCGATCGGCTTCCAGGCCTACAACGACCCGTCGGCGATGGGCAGCGCGGCGGCGTTCCAGGCGGCCGCGGCCAACGTCGGGTACGCGTTCAACTGGTTCTACGTCAACTCGACCGAGGCGGCGTACGTCAACTCCGGCTCGAACCCGGTCCGCCCGGCCACCGCCGACCCGAACCTGCCCACAAAGGCCGAACCGGCGTATGAGTGGGTCGGCTGGAACCCGGACACCAACGACGCCACCTACACCCCGGCGTCGGCGCATCCGCAGTCGGTCAACCAGGACTACTACATCAGCTGGAACAACAAGCAGGCGCGGGACTTCGGGGCTGCGGACGGCAACTTCAGCTTCGGCTCCGTACACCGGGGTCAGCTGCTCGACGGCCCGGTGCGCGCCGCGATCGCGCACCGCAAGCTGGGTCGCGCCGACGTCGTCAAGATCATGGCGGACGCGGCGGTGACCGACCTGCGCGGCCAACAGGTCCTCGGCGACCTGCTGCGGGTGCTGGACAGCACGCCGGTCACCGATCCGGCGCTGACCGGCGCGGTGGGTAAGCTGCGGGCCTGGCAGCAGGCCGGCGCCCGGCGGGTGGAGACGTCCCCCGGCTCGAAGGTCTACCAGCACGCCGACGCCATCCGGATCTTCGACGCCTGGTGGCCGCTGCTGGCCTCGGCGCAGTTCCGCCCCGGCCTCGGACCGGACCTCTACGCCGCGCTGGTCGACGCCATCGAGGTGAACGAGGCGCCGTCGGGTGGCCAGAACGGCGGGCGCGACGGCACCGCGAGCTGGGCGTTGCAGGGTCAGGCGCACAAGGGCTCGTCGTTCCAGTACGGCTGGTGGGGCTACGTCGACAAGGACCTGCGCACCGTGCTCGGCGACCCCGTCGCCGGCGGGCTGGGCCGCGCGTACTGCGGCAACGGCAACCTCGGCGCGTGCCGGCAGTCCCTGCTCGACACGCTCGGCCAGGCCGCCGCGATTCCGGCCACCACGGTCTACCCGGGCGACACGTCCTGCTCTGCCGGTGACCAGTGGTGCGCCGACTCGATCGCGCAGTCCGGGCTCGGCGGCATCGCCCACCCGCTGATCGCCTGGCAGAACCGCCCCACCTACCAGCAGGTCGTCTCCTTCCCGGCGCGCCGGGGCGACGACGTCACCAACCTGGCCCGGGGCCGTCCGGCCACCGCGTCGAGCACCCAGTTCCTGACCAGCCACACCCCGGGCAAGGCGGTCGACGGCGATCTCGGCAGCCGGTGGGCCAGCAGCTACAACGACAACCAGTGGATCCGGGTCGATCTCGGCGCGGCCCGTACCGTCAACCGGGCGGTGCTGCGCTGGGAGGCCGCGTACGCCACCTCGTACCGGATCGAGGTCTCCGGCGACGGCAGCGCCTGGACGCCGGTGTTCACCACCACCACCGGCAACGGTGGCGTCGACAACGCCACCTTCGCCCCGGTCACCGCCCGCTACGTGCGGGTGTACGGGGTCAAGCGGGCCACCTCCTACGGGTTCTCGCTCTACGAGTTCGAGCTGTACGGACGGTGA
- a CDS encoding sensor histidine kinase, translating into MRRLGLRTRVTAAFAVGALLLSASMALISYELTRRSLLDERERIALRAAYFDATVVRAGLDTDTPDVVEVLRSLDTGGSRRPVLHLDGEWYVRAADPGTTAAIPVALRRVVAAGEPAVQRVRVDGQSVLVVGVPLSASATYFEVNSLRELEQTFQVLALALTTVAIMVAGSGAALGWYATRHGLRPLTAVADAAEKIAAGDFTARLDTATDPDLTRLSSSFNQMVDRLAQRIERDRRFAADVSHELRSPLQTLAAAASVLARRREHQDERTAIAAGLVADEIDRFQRLVNDLIDLARSDQPAHRATVDVAQLARDACRALDLPTTLVHLAPDVPATWQVEQRRIAQVLANLLDNAVTYGGGPAGVRLDRDGEVGIIEVEDDGPGVPVEDREAIFDRFVRGRAAHTRGAGDGTGLGLALVAQHAAAHGGQVTVADRPGGGACFRVTLPESLP; encoded by the coding sequence ATGAGACGCCTCGGACTGCGGACCCGGGTGACCGCCGCGTTCGCCGTCGGCGCGCTGCTGCTCTCGGCGTCGATGGCCCTGATCTCCTATGAGCTGACCCGCCGATCCCTGCTCGACGAGCGGGAACGCATCGCGCTGCGAGCCGCCTACTTCGACGCTACCGTCGTTCGCGCCGGGCTCGACACCGACACCCCCGACGTGGTGGAGGTGCTCCGGTCGCTGGACACCGGCGGGAGCCGGCGGCCGGTGCTGCATCTGGACGGTGAGTGGTACGTGCGGGCAGCCGACCCCGGCACCACCGCCGCCATCCCCGTCGCCCTGCGTCGGGTCGTCGCGGCCGGCGAGCCCGCAGTGCAACGGGTCCGCGTCGACGGCCAATCCGTGCTGGTGGTCGGGGTGCCGCTGTCCGCGTCCGCGACCTACTTCGAGGTCAACTCACTCCGCGAACTGGAGCAGACGTTCCAGGTTCTGGCTCTCGCGCTGACCACCGTCGCGATCATGGTCGCTGGATCCGGCGCCGCCCTCGGCTGGTACGCCACCCGGCACGGGTTGCGGCCGTTGACGGCGGTCGCCGACGCGGCCGAGAAGATCGCCGCTGGTGACTTCACCGCCCGCCTCGACACGGCCACCGACCCTGACCTGACCCGCTTGTCCTCGTCGTTCAACCAGATGGTCGACCGGCTGGCCCAGCGCATCGAACGGGACCGCCGGTTCGCCGCCGACGTGAGTCACGAGTTGCGCTCTCCGTTGCAGACCCTCGCCGCGGCGGCCAGCGTCCTGGCCCGCCGTCGGGAACACCAGGACGAACGCACCGCCATCGCGGCCGGTCTCGTCGCCGACGAGATCGACCGTTTCCAGCGGCTCGTCAACGACCTGATCGACCTGGCCCGCAGCGACCAGCCTGCCCACCGGGCCACGGTGGACGTGGCGCAGTTGGCCCGCGATGCCTGCCGGGCTCTCGACCTGCCGACGACGCTCGTTCATCTCGCGCCGGACGTGCCGGCGACGTGGCAGGTCGAGCAGCGGCGGATCGCCCAGGTCCTGGCGAACCTGCTCGACAACGCCGTCACCTACGGAGGTGGTCCCGCGGGCGTGCGGCTGGATCGCGACGGTGAGGTCGGCATCATCGAAGTCGAGGACGACGGGCCCGGTGTGCCCGTCGAGGACCGTGAGGCGATCTTCGATCGTTTCGTCCGTGGGCGAGCCGCCCATACCCGTGGCGCCGGCGACGGCACCGGTCTCGGGCTGGCGTTGGTCGCCCAGCACGCCGCCGCGCACGGCGGGCAGGTGACGGTCGCCGACCGCCCGGGCGGGGGCGCCTGCTTCCGGGTCACCCTGCCGGAGAGCCTGCCATGA
- a CDS encoding STAS domain-containing protein, translated as MTGPLAPTTCTLPLVEVRITEFDLTCLPATGAVFDRLLALHPARVVVDLSGCRHIDAAAIGLLLDVHRQLARSDGVLTVRDPNPRIRRILHTARLDQILPVVDTAPPSPPGTATPAEEPTSAPPALVAHGRASVRATH; from the coding sequence GTGACCGGACCTCTGGCACCGACGACGTGCACGCTGCCGCTGGTCGAGGTGCGCATCACCGAATTCGACCTGACCTGCCTGCCGGCGACCGGAGCGGTGTTCGACCGGCTGCTGGCCCTGCATCCCGCCCGGGTCGTGGTCGACCTGTCTGGCTGCCGGCACATCGACGCCGCCGCCATCGGCCTGCTGCTCGATGTGCACCGGCAACTCGCCCGTTCCGACGGGGTCCTGACCGTCCGCGACCCGAACCCGCGCATCCGCCGCATCCTGCACACCGCCCGTCTGGATCAGATCCTGCCGGTCGTCGACACCGCGCCGCCGTCGCCGCCCGGCACCGCTACCCCGGCGGAGGAACCCACCTCCGCACCGCCGGCGTTGGTCGCTCACGGCCGCGCCTCGGTAAGAGCCACGCACTGA
- a CDS encoding NUDIX domain-containing protein, translating into MAISPYLARLRAVIGHELVHLPSVSVIVVDEQARLLLVRHAGSRDGWAVPGGAVEIGESPAEAAVREIREEIGVQISQPRLLDVLGGTDYEVTYPNGDRVAYVTAVYEAGIAEGAPAPDGEEISELDWFTPAQLPGVDLNRFTRALLRATGHLAT; encoded by the coding sequence ATGGCTATCTCCCCGTACCTGGCCCGGCTGCGGGCCGTGATCGGCCACGAGCTGGTCCACCTGCCGTCGGTGTCGGTCATCGTCGTCGACGAGCAGGCGCGGCTCCTGCTGGTGCGTCACGCCGGGAGCAGGGACGGGTGGGCGGTGCCCGGCGGTGCCGTGGAGATCGGCGAATCGCCAGCCGAGGCGGCCGTGCGTGAGATCCGGGAAGAGATCGGCGTCCAGATCAGCCAGCCGCGGCTCCTGGACGTCCTCGGCGGCACCGACTACGAGGTGACCTATCCCAACGGTGACCGGGTCGCCTACGTCACCGCCGTCTACGAGGCCGGTATCGCCGAGGGGGCACCGGCGCCGGACGGCGAAGAGATCAGCGAACTGGACTGGTTCACCCCGGCGCAACTCCCCGGTGTGGACCTCAACCGGTTCACCCGGGCGCTGCTGCGGGCCACCGGCCACCTCGCCACGTAA
- a CDS encoding IPT/TIG domain-containing protein has protein sequence MATLGLGTPALAAPGDASARGVVVDLSAEVAGIAVITADAVIGTATAPAAGGTDTETLLAISIPGALGVTASGTVEEVTATRAAASSSASASVNGLNLAVLGVDVLDATEVSATATCPQVGPTSADTTLVGLELFGTAVTLTANTPAVVGSAAVVVPGLVGASLNASLTRVETTTATGATAITVRAVLTLSGTLLGVPTTIPVGTVIVAEAICERPPAAPAAATITPDEGPQSGGQTVTITGTGFIPGGTTVTFDGAPATNVTVNPGGTSLTAVTPPGAVGPASVLVSTVNGTSPPLAYTYLADGSGALVTGLAPTSGPTVGGTTVTITGTGFTGVAGVDFNGLPGTGFTVNPAGTTITVVTPPNPAGPAAVELIFPAGEVTAPTFTYIAPTITSIVPDTGPNTGGTTVTITGTGFTGATGVTFGDTPGTNLVVDPSGTSLTVVTPPGPVGPVDVTVLVPGANATAPNGFTYVAAPPSAASITPNAGPQSGGQTVTITGAGFIPGDTTVTFDGVPATNVTVNAGGTSLTAVTPPGAVGPAVVVVSTGGGTAAPLDYTYLADGSAATVTGLNPTTGPTSGGTTVTITGTGFTGATGVSFDGVPGTGFTVNPGGTTITVVTPPNTAGPADVRVVFPAGTATAPPFTYVAPTIASIVPNTGPTTGGTTVTITGTGLTGATGVNFGNTPGTNLVVSPDGTSLTVVTPPGLPGSVDVTVLLPGEDVTEPDGFTYEVAPPRIDTVTPGQGPTGGGTTVTVGGSGFVPGGTTVTICGRTIPASQVSVAADGRSLTFRTPPCAAGTTTVTVSTDGGTSNGLTFRYFPRILPVTGDSIASPLTAGAMLALLGVVLMLLTRRRQRAS, from the coding sequence GTGGCAACCCTGGGGTTGGGGACGCCGGCACTGGCGGCGCCGGGTGACGCGAGCGCCCGCGGTGTCGTCGTCGACCTGTCCGCCGAGGTGGCCGGGATCGCCGTCATCACCGCCGACGCCGTCATCGGAACGGCCACCGCTCCGGCCGCCGGCGGCACCGACACCGAGACCCTGCTGGCCATCTCGATTCCCGGAGCGCTCGGAGTGACCGCCAGCGGCACCGTCGAGGAGGTCACCGCCACCCGAGCGGCGGCCTCGTCGTCCGCGTCCGCCAGCGTCAACGGCCTCAACCTGGCCGTGCTCGGTGTCGACGTGCTGGACGCTACCGAGGTCAGCGCCACCGCGACCTGCCCCCAGGTCGGCCCGACCAGCGCGGACACCACGCTCGTCGGACTGGAGTTGTTCGGCACGGCGGTGACGTTGACGGCGAACACGCCCGCCGTCGTCGGCAGCGCCGCTGTGGTGGTGCCGGGTCTGGTGGGCGCGAGCCTGAACGCCTCGTTGACCCGCGTCGAGACGACCACCGCCACCGGTGCCACCGCGATCACCGTGCGGGCCGTCCTCACCCTGTCGGGCACCCTGCTCGGCGTACCGACGACCATTCCGGTCGGGACGGTGATCGTCGCCGAGGCCATCTGTGAGCGTCCGCCGGCGGCACCCGCAGCCGCGACGATCACCCCGGACGAGGGACCGCAGTCGGGTGGCCAGACGGTGACGATCACCGGTACGGGCTTCATTCCGGGCGGCACCACCGTCACCTTCGACGGCGCACCGGCCACCAATGTCACCGTCAACCCCGGCGGCACATCGCTGACCGCCGTCACCCCGCCTGGCGCGGTCGGCCCTGCGTCGGTCCTCGTCAGCACGGTGAACGGCACATCGCCGCCGCTCGCCTACACGTACCTGGCCGACGGCAGCGGGGCCCTCGTCACCGGCCTCGCGCCCACGTCCGGGCCGACCGTCGGTGGCACGACGGTGACGATCACCGGCACCGGGTTCACCGGCGTGGCAGGTGTCGACTTCAACGGGCTGCCCGGCACCGGCTTCACGGTCAACCCGGCCGGCACCACGATCACCGTGGTGACCCCGCCGAACCCGGCGGGACCGGCCGCGGTCGAGCTGATCTTCCCGGCCGGTGAGGTGACCGCGCCGACGTTCACCTACATCGCGCCGACGATCACCTCGATCGTGCCGGACACCGGACCGAATACCGGTGGCACGACGGTGACGATCACCGGCACCGGGTTCACCGGCGCGACCGGTGTGACCTTCGGCGACACGCCGGGCACCAACCTCGTCGTGGACCCGAGCGGCACCTCGCTGACCGTGGTCACACCGCCCGGGCCGGTTGGTCCGGTGGACGTGACAGTGCTCGTCCCGGGCGCGAACGCGACAGCACCGAACGGGTTCACCTACGTGGCCGCGCCTCCGAGCGCCGCCTCGATCACGCCGAACGCGGGTCCGCAGTCCGGCGGCCAGACGGTGACGATCACCGGCGCCGGCTTCATTCCCGGTGACACCACCGTCACCTTCGACGGGGTGCCCGCCACGAACGTCACGGTCAACGCGGGCGGCACCTCACTGACGGCGGTCACGCCGCCCGGTGCGGTCGGCCCGGCGGTGGTCGTGGTGAGCACCGGCGGCGGTACGGCTGCTCCGCTGGACTACACGTACCTCGCCGACGGCAGCGCCGCGACCGTGACCGGGCTGAACCCGACGACCGGGCCGACCTCGGGTGGCACCACTGTGACGATCACCGGGACCGGGTTCACCGGGGCGACCGGGGTGAGCTTCGACGGGGTACCCGGAACCGGATTCACGGTCAACCCGGGCGGCACCACGATCACCGTGGTGACTCCGCCGAACACGGCAGGACCCGCGGACGTGCGAGTGGTGTTCCCGGCGGGCACCGCCACCGCGCCACCGTTCACGTACGTCGCTCCGACGATCGCCTCCATCGTGCCGAACACCGGACCGACGACCGGCGGTACCACGGTGACGATCACCGGGACCGGCCTCACCGGCGCCACCGGCGTGAACTTCGGCAACACACCGGGGACCAACCTCGTCGTGAGTCCGGACGGCACGTCGCTGACCGTCGTCACCCCACCGGGCCTGCCCGGCTCGGTGGACGTGACGGTGCTACTGCCCGGGGAGGATGTCACCGAGCCGGACGGGTTCACCTACGAGGTCGCCCCACCGCGCATCGACACGGTCACCCCGGGTCAGGGGCCGACCGGGGGCGGAACGACCGTGACGGTCGGCGGTTCCGGGTTCGTGCCGGGGGGAACAACTGTCACGATCTGCGGAAGGACCATCCCGGCCAGCCAGGTCAGCGTGGCAGCGGACGGTCGCTCGTTGACCTTCCGCACGCCACCCTGCGCGGCCGGGACCACCACGGTCACCGTGAGCACCGACGGTGGAACCTCCAACGGGCTCACCTTCCGCTACTTCCCACGAATCCTGCCGGTGACCGGTGACAGCATCGCCTCGCCACTGACCGCTGGCGCGATGCTGGCTCTGCTCGGCGTCGTCCTCATGCTGCTGACCCGCCGTCGGCAGCGCGCCAGCTGA
- a CDS encoding GerMN domain-containing protein, with translation MNHHRHLVVLAGAALLTGCSIPTDDAPRVVQAPRGPSHSSAPVDTTAPPGRAAETLCFVRDNRVISFVRRVDQPPTIEDQLRHLLAGPTAAERATDLTSALPGAVNAAGVTVTGREARVVVDTPGEDAGRSDEVLAFGQIVCTLTSRDDVTTVTFSRDGRPLGVPRADGSLSEQPLTRADFAPLISPR, from the coding sequence ATGAATCATCATCGTCATCTCGTCGTGCTGGCCGGTGCCGCGCTGTTGACCGGCTGCAGCATCCCCACCGACGACGCCCCCCGTGTCGTGCAGGCACCGCGAGGACCATCGCACAGCTCTGCACCCGTCGACACGACCGCACCGCCCGGCCGGGCGGCCGAGACGCTCTGCTTCGTCCGCGACAACCGCGTCATCTCGTTCGTCCGGCGCGTCGACCAGCCACCAACGATCGAGGATCAACTGCGGCATCTGCTGGCCGGGCCCACCGCGGCCGAACGCGCGACCGACCTGACCAGCGCGTTGCCGGGAGCGGTCAACGCCGCCGGGGTCACCGTCACCGGCCGCGAAGCCCGCGTCGTGGTCGACACACCCGGCGAGGACGCCGGCCGCAGCGACGAAGTCCTCGCCTTCGGGCAGATCGTCTGCACCCTCACCAGCCGCGATGACGTCACCACCGTCACGTTCTCCCGTGACGGCCGACCTCTCGGCGTACCCCGCGCGGACGGGTCACTGTCCGAACAGCCGCTCACCCGCGCCGATTTCGCCCCACTGATCAGCCCTCGCTGA